GTCCATGTGCATCCCCTCGACCGCGCACGCAAGCCCTGCGAGAAGCCAGGCGACAAACCTGCTTTCCTGGCAATGGAAGGCGAGAAAAAGACGCGGAAAGAGATTTGGCGAGCCCGTTCCGACAAAACCGATACCCTCATTGCGGAACTAGCACTCAGCACCAACCGCAAGAACCGCGGTACGATTACCTACCTTGCCAACCAAAGTTGCACAAAACACGAGAAACACTACCCTATTACTATTCGTGAGGACCGAGATTGGAAATCCTGCAGCTTTTTCATTGACGTTCCGAAGGCCGGGTCGTCTGGAGGATCATCGAGAGAAACTGTCAGAAAAGAATACATGTGGCGTCGACAGTTTGATGGTTTGGGTAGCTGTGAACTCTTTCACAAAGAAGCGATTAGGACATATACAGCAGCTGGCAAGCCACCTAATGTGTCAGACAAAAAAACGTCTCTTGGAAAGTTCGACAGAGATCACATGTTCTTCCTGAAGGATTTTGACCGGGAATTCGTTCAAGTAGCGTGTTTGGCTTTAGCGGCGATTCTCAAGTCTTGATCAACGACCCTGTCGGCCCTGTCCAGGACATATCATGTCGCAGTATTGGGCGGTGGCTATGGAGTTTAGGAGGTGTTTTCCGAGAAAAATGGTCAATAAatgtttgttttcttcaATAGGTTCGTGTGACGTTTTGATTCTGTGTCTGTATTAGTTTCCACCGCCCTTTGTTTGTGCCTGAAATGGAAGCATTGGAGGAGTCAAGGGGCGCACAGGTAGGACATGCTGGGCAGTGGATGAATATGTCCGGTGATGTGCTGATAATTGCAAGCTGTTGCAAGAGGCTTCAGCATGTGCCATGCTGTTCACGGTTTGTTCGCGGTTGGCAGAACTCAGCGAGTCAGCATCGTGGGCCTGAATCTGTGAAGTCGATTCGAAGAGAGATCGGTCACACTTGACAGGTTGGTAGCTGCGGTCGTGCCTTCCCTCACAGGGACACCGGTTGACAATATACGTGCATGCGACTAGCCATTGATGATCACGCTATCCGACGATGGCCCACAGACAACAGACACAGACATGGCCCAGGGTCCGTCTGGTGGCAAAGATCAACCCAGACGGCTCTCTGCCCAGTAGGGCTGTGCATCCGCATTGTTTTGCTCAGCTCACCTTGCTTCGAACAGGCTTGTGCTCCCCTCAATGATCACAGGCACCTGAACAAGGAATCACGCACATTTATTGACACTGAGCCCCCTGTTACATCTGGATCAGCACCCGTCACTGCTGGTCCTGGTGGGTTCGTGAACGACCTTGGCAAGGGGCTGGTCAATCACCCAAGCTGACTCGTACTCGTTGGGCGGTTTCAGGCCTCCAAACCGGGCATTGATCTTGAAACATTCAGTCAAAGACAGCTGTTGAATTCTTTAATTTCCTGGATTTTCGTCCTCCCACTGGCCACCCGTTTCTTACAATCTTGACTCCGCGTGTTCATTACTCTTTGAAACAACCCGCTCTGAGACAGAACCAAAATGACCACCGACGACCACATCGATGCACTCAAGCAAGCTGGTGGGGGAGCCAGTCAGGCTCTTCGTGCGACTCCGACTCTAAACAGCACCTTCCTATCCTACCTAAAGACCATATTTGAGACTCATGCCGATGCCGATGGGAAATGGTCGCCCGGTCAAGTTGAGCGCTTTATTCAGCAGGTTCAGGATAATGATCGTACGACTAAGGCTGCGACGAAATTGCTGGGCCAGCCTGATGTCGATCTGAACGCCTTCCTCCAGTACATGACTTCCGAAGATGCTGCCATAACAAGGCCGTGGAAGGGAAGCGATCTATCTTGGCCGCTTTCAAACTACTTTATCAGTTCCAGCCACAACACCTACTTGACGGGGAACCAGCTGTACAGTGACAGTACAACTGACGCATATACAAATGTGCTCCTGCGGGGCTGTCGATGCGTTGAGATTGATGTCtgggatggagatgaatcaGACCTGTCAGATACGTCCGACTCGAATTCGGACGATGAGAAGGTCCAGGGGGGAACGAAAACAGCCAAGTCGAAACGCTACAGCACGTTTGATAAGCTGAAGCAAAAAATTCCAGACAGTCTGACATCAAAGCTCGAGAAGACGAGTTTGGGTAAATCTTTGGAACGAAGACACACCGGGAAGACTTCCGCCGGTGCAAGTCCTAGTGTAGCTTCCGAGAGCGACACCAAGGTTGTGCCAGAAGTAGCTGTCGTTGAGCCTCGAGTGCTTCACGGCTACACACTGACCAAAGAAGTTTCGTTCCGAGATGTGTGCAAAGCGATTCGAGAAAGCGCCTTTACGGTATCAGACATGCCACTCATCATCAGTCTCGAAGTACATTGTGGTGCAGAGCAGCAAGtcatgatggccaacatcATGAAGGAGGTTTGGAAGGGCATGCTTGTTAACGAGAGCGAGATCAAGCCGGGAGTGCTACCAAGCCCTGAGCAACTGAAGCAAAAGATTCTCATCAAGGTCAAATATGCACCGCCAGATGCgccagcggcagcggcagaaTCTGACAGTGGAGATGATGAGCGCTTGCCAGCTGAGGCAGCACCGCCCAAGAAACCATCCAAAGTCATCCAGCAGCTAAGCAAGTTGGGCATCTACACCAAGGCTGTTACATTTAAGGCGTGGACGCAACCCGAGGCTAGTATGCCGACGCATATTTTCTCCTTGGCTGAAAAGAAGTTTATCGAACACCGCGAGAATCATTCCAAGGAGCTCTTCACTCACAACAGAGACTATCTCTTGCGTGCTTATCCCTCTGGACTTCGTATCCGATCCTCAAATATGACACCCACTGTCTTTTGGGGATCCGGCGCCCAAGTTGTTGCACTAAACTGGCAACAAACAGATGAGGGCATGATGCTGAACGAAGGCATGTTTGCCGGAACAGGGGGATACGTCCTCAAACCTGAAGGTAGACACACCCGACCATTATTCACATCTATGTTAAGGTGCTAACACCCCCATGATAGGATACCGCTCTAACAAAGCAAACAAATCCCCCAACACCATCAGCTACAAGACACTAACCCTATCGCTcaccttcctcgccgcccaaTCCATCCCTCTCCCACACGGCGACAAATCCCAAAAGAAGTTCAACCCCTACATCAAGACCGAACTACACGTCGACGCCTGCGACCCCCAAGCCCACGGCCGTCCAGGTTCATCCGACGGTCTAGACACCGATGTCCGGCACAAGGCTCGCACCAAGACCCACAAGGGCACCGACATAGATCTCGGCAAGCAGCAAATCTCATTCAATGACGTCGATGGCCTGGTGGAAGAATTGACGTTTGTGCGCTTCACGGTGCGGGAtgatgagcttggcagaGATGATCTTGCGGCTTGGGCGTGCGTGCGGCTAGATCGATTGGGACAGGGGTATAGATTTATCCATTTGCTTGATTCTAAGGGTCGTTTGACAGATGGTACCATTCTTGTCAAGGTGGAAAAGACGCTGGCGGAGGACTTGGCCAACTGAGGGACGTAGATGCGTGATGACGTATGAATGCACATGGCTGGAGGCAAGGGTATAGGCATGTTGTGCATGGCGACGGTGCTAGGTTTGCAACTCATCATCGGATGAATAGCATAGTTATTATTGCATTTCAAGAACTGCTTTGCACAAGATGAGTAAGGTGACTGATTTTGTAGATTGCATAATGGGATTGCTTCTGTCCTATACGGCGTTTCTGTGCTATCCTGCCGATTACGCTCCCAGTCAATCCCCACCCCAAAGTCCATATAGCTGGCATGTTCACACAGGCCTAGCATTTATAATGGTTACACGCCAGCAGCAAGATAAAGAGAGCAATTCAAATATGGACAAAAAATTGAGGCACAAATCATTAGTGTCAATTTAGACTGAAGTATCAAGACTTGTTGTCTGAAAGCTATATCAATGTTCCAAAGTCTCATTAAAAAGACCGTCTCATCAATTGAGTATCAATCGCtgcaaaaataaaaaagcCCATGACCAAGGCCAGTCTCATAAAGTCGTTTAGTAGTCATCATCGCGGCCCTGCTTGGAGCGGCCCTTGCTAGCAAGGCTGTCGCTGCCGAGGACATCGCCGGCCTTCTCGAGGAACTTGCCGACcttgctgccgccgctgtTGTCGTCGTCACGGTTGCTAGAGCCGTAGGAGTCGTTGCCACCGGAGCCATATGACGACTTGTTGTTGCCGGAGCCGTAGCTGTCGTTGCCAGAAGAGCCGTACGAGTCACTGCCACCAGTGCGACCAGATGAGCCGTAGCTGTCATTTCCAGAGGAACCAAAgttgttgtcattgtcacgACCACTGCGGCCAGAAGAGCCATAGCTGTCGTCGTTGTCGCGGCCGGATGAGCCGTAAGAAGAGGACTTGTTGCCAGAGCCATAGCTATCATTGCCAGATGAACCAAAGCTGTTGTCGTTATCACGGCCACTGCGACCGGATGAGCCATAGGAGTCGTTACCTCCAGTGCGGCCAGATGAGCCGTAGCTGTCATTTCCGGATGAACCAAAGCTAGTGTCATTGTCACGGCCACTGCGGCCAGAAGAGCCGTAGCTATCGTTGCCAGAGGAGCCAAActtgttgtcattgtcacgGCCCGAAGAGCCATAGGAAGACTGGTTGTTACCAGATGAGCCGAAGCTGTTATCATCATCGCGTCCACTTCGGCCAGAAGAGCCGTAGGAGTCGCTGCCGCCAGTACGGCCAGAAGAGCCATAGGAATCATTTCCAGACGAGCCGTAGCTGTCATTGTCGCGGCGGTTAGACGAGCCCTGGATTGAATTGTTAACGGGATACTCTTTTTAAATCGATGTCAAGCTTCAAGGATTATTGACTTACGTAGCTGTCGTTGTTGCCACCACCGTAGCTGGACTGGATGAATTACCCGTGTTAGTATTATGAGCCTGTACGGAGCGGGGTAGCTCGAGGCAAGCTCTCAAGGTGAGCCAATTTCTTGAGAACCCTTAGCTGTAACTCacgttgtcgttgtcgttgtcgcGGTAAGACATTGTGAAGGTAGTGTGTGTAAGTGCTTTGTGAGGGAAGGGTATAGATTGAATGAGAAGCAACTGATGAGTGTGAGACGGCGATGCGAGATTGATCTCTGGTTCTCAGTGAGCAAGGCTACGGGCGGTATTAGACTTTATATATGGGCGCCGCATGTGAGAGACGACCTCTTGCATCATCTCTGCCTCTTCTCgctcatccacatccacatcgGTAGGCATGCGATGGGAAGCAAGCTACATGCAACCCGATCTGGACCTGTTGGATCGACGAATGCGCAGCTCCCCATGGCCCCATGTTGCTACGCCACACCTACTGATGCCCCTCCTTCGGCAGCGAGTCGGGCTCACGGCCATCGTGGACGCCGAAACAAGCAACCATGGCCTGGTTCAGCTGAATGGTGCCTCAGCTTGTCCACGGCCAAAGCCGCAGCGATGGAGCTGTCCCACAAAAGGGCAGGGTCCGTCCTGCGGCTGGGAGCTTGGTAGATGAGGTCCCGGCATAGCTACCCGTATATCCAGTCGCCTGGTACCTTTTTAACCGTAGAGTCGTGGTGGATGTTGGTAGCGAGTCTTGTGCTCGAGCTTGTTGAGAATGGGCCCCATGACACGGCAGGATTGGGGGAGAGATGCAACGCTTGCGATGATGCCATGTTCAGGAAACGGTCCTGGCGCGCTCTCGCTTTCATTATGGTTCTTCCATGCAGGTCTAGGACGTCTGATTGTCGCGGCTGTCGCCAGAGTGTGGCCATCGAGCACCATTGATGGATCAAGATGATGTCAAGCCAGAGACGCCGGCGGATCGGCAACTCGAGCACCTGGGTCAAGTGGGCTGACTGGGAGGAACTGAGGGGTCGTCGTCATCTCGAGCCGGATACCAACTGGTAGACATGAAGAATTGGGAGCTGGAGGTTGTTCCATGTATCGGACTCTAGACAACAAGTGAAAAGGAGCTACCTTGGCGGGGTAACACCTAGCGGACTGGGAAGT
The genomic region above belongs to Pochonia chlamydosporia 170 chromosome 2, whole genome shotgun sequence and contains:
- a CDS encoding 1-phosphatidylinositol-4,5-bisphosphate phosphodiesterase delta 1 (similar to Magnaporthe oryzae 70-15 XP_003712896.1): MTTDDHIDALKQAGGGASQALRATPTLNSTFLSYLKTIFETHADADGKWSPGQVERFIQQVQDNDRTTKAATKLLGQPDVDLNAFLQYMTSEDAAITRPWKGSDLSWPLSNYFISSSHNTYLTGNQLYSDSTTDAYTNVLLRGCRCVEIDVWDGDESDLSDTSDSNSDDEKVQGGTKTAKSKRYSTFDKLKQKIPDSLTSKLEKTSLGKSLERRHTGKTSAGASPSVASESDTKVVPEVAVVEPRVLHGYTLTKEVSFRDVCKAIRESAFTVSDMPLIISLEVHCGAEQQVMMANIMKEVWKGMLVNESEIKPGVLPSPEQLKQKILIKVKYAPPDAPAAAAESDSGDDERLPAEAAPPKKPSKVIQQLSKLGIYTKAVTFKAWTQPEASMPTHIFSLAEKKFIEHRENHSKELFTHNRDYLLRAYPSGLRIRSSNMTPTVFWGSGAQVVALNWQQTDEGMMLNEGMFAGTGGYVLKPEGYRSNKANKSPNTISYKTLTLSLTFLAAQSIPLPHGDKSQKKFNPYIKTELHVDACDPQAHGRPGSSDGLDTDVRHKARTKTHKGTDIDLGKQQISFNDVDGLVEELTFVRFTVRDDELGRDDLAAWACVRLDRLGQGYRFIHLLDSKGRLTDGTILVKVEKTLAEDLAN